A genomic window from Camelus ferus isolate YT-003-E chromosome 9, BCGSAC_Cfer_1.0, whole genome shotgun sequence includes:
- the CSDE1 gene encoding cold shock domain-containing protein E1 isoform X4, with the protein MENVFTVSSDPHPPPAAPPSLSLPLSSSSTSSGTKKQKRTPTYQRSMSFDPNLLHNNGHNGYPNGTSAALRETGVIEKLLTSYGFIQCSERQARLFFHCSQYNGNLQDLKVGDDVEFEVSSDRRTGKPIAIKLVKIKQEILPEERINGQEVFYLTYTPEDVEGNIQLETGDKINFVIDNNKHTGAVSARNIMLLKKKQARCQGVVCAMKDAFGFIERGDIVKEIFFHYSEFKGDLETLQPGDDVEFTIKDRNGKEVATDVRLLPQGTVIFEDISIEHFEGTVTKVIPKVPSKSQNDPLPGRIKVDFVIPKELPFGDKDTKSKVTLLEGDHVRFNISTDRRDKLERATNIEVLSNTFQFTNEAREMGVIAAMRDGFGFIKCVDRDARMFFHFSEILDGNQLHIADEVEFTVVPDMLSAQRNHAIRIKKLPKGTVSFHSHSDHRFLGTVEKEATFSNPKTTSPNKGKEKEAEDGIIAYDDCGVKLTIAFQAKDVEGSTSPQIGDKVEFSISDKQRPGQQIATCVRLLGRNSNSKRLLGYVATLKDNFGFIETANHDKEIFFHYSEFSGDIDSLELGDMVEYSLSKGKGNKVSAEKVNKTHSVNGITEEADPTIYSGKVIRPLRSVDPTQTEYQGMIEIVEEGDMKGEVYPFGIVGMANKGDCLQKGESVKFQLCVLGQSAQTMAYNITPLRRATVECVKDQFGFINYEVGDSKKLFFHVKEVQDGIELQAGDEVEFSVILNQRTGKCSACNVWRVCEGPKAVAAPRPDRLVNRLKNITLDDASAPRLMVLRQPRGPDNSMGFGAERKIRQAGVID; encoded by the exons ATGGAGAACGTTTTTACTGTGTCATCAGATCCTCAtccccctcctgcagcccctccttcACTTTCTTTACCTTTATCTTCATCTTCTACCTCATCTGGgactaaaaaacaaaagaggacCCCCACGTATCAGAGATCT atgaGCTTTGATCCAAACCTTCTCCACAACAATGGACACAATGGGTACCCCAATGGTACTTCAGCAGCACTGCGTGAAACTGGGGTTATTGAAAAACTGCTAACCTCTTACGGATTTATTCAGTGTTCAGAACGTCAAGCTAGACTTTTCTTCCACTGTTCACAGTATAATGGCAACCTACAGGACTTAAAAGTAGGAG ATGATGTTGAATTCGAAGTATCATCTGACCGGCGGACTGGGAAACCCATTGCTATTAAACTGGTGAAGATAAAACAAGAAATCCTCCCTGAAGAACGAATTAATGGACAA GAAGTGTTTTATCTGACTTACACCCCTGAAGATGTCGAAGGGAACATTCAGCTGGAAACTGgagataaaataaactttgtaattGATAACAATAAACA tactGGTGCTGTAAGTGCTCGTAACATTATGCTGTTGAAAAAGAAACAGGCCCGCTGTCAGGGAGTAGTTTGTGCCATGAAG GACGCGTTTGGCTTTATTGAAAGAGGTGATATTGTAAAGGAGATATTCTTTCACTATAGTGAATTTAAGGGTGACTTAGAAACCTTACAGCCTGGAGATGACGTGGAATTCACAATCAAGGACAGAAAT GGTAAAGAAGTTGCAACTGATGTCAGACTATTGCCTCAAGGAACAGTTATTTTTGAAGATATCAGCATTGAACATTTTGAAGGAACTGTAACCAAAGTTATCCCAAAAGTACCCAGTAAAAGCCAG AATGACCCATTGCCAGGACGCATCAAAGTTGATTTTGTGATTCCTAAAGAACTTCCCTTTGGAGACAAAGATACGAAATCCAAGGTGACCCTGCTGGAAGGCGACCATGTTAGGTTTAATATTTCAACAGATCGTCGTGACAAATTAGAGCGAGCAACCAACATAGAAGTTCTGTCAAATACATTTCAGTTCACTAATGAAGCCAGAGAAATG GGTGTGATTGCTGCCATGAGAGATGGTTTTGGTTTCATCAAGTGTGTGGATCGTGATGCTCGTATGTTCTTCCACTTCAGTGAAATTCTGGATGGTAACCAGCTCCATATTGCAGATGAAGTAGAGTTTACTGTGGTTCCT GATATGCTCTCTGCCCAAAGAAATCATGCTATTAGGATTAAAAAACTTCCCAAGGGCACGGTTTCGTTCCACTCCCATTCAGATCATCGTTTTCTGGGCACTGTAGAAAAAGAAGCCACTTTTTCCAATCCTAAAACCACTAGCCcaaataaaggcaaagaaaag GAGGCTGAGGATGGTATTATTGCTTATGATGACTGTGGGGTGAAATTGACTATTGCTTTTCAAGCCAAGGATGTGGAAGGATCTACTTCTCCTCAAATAGGAGACAAG GTTGAATTTAGTATTAGTGACAAACAGAGGCCTGGACAGCAGATTGCAACTTGTGTACGACTCTTAGGTCGTAATTCCAACTCCAAGAGGCTCTTGGGTTATGTGGCCACTCTGAAGGATAATTTTGGATTTATTGAAACAGCCAATCATGATAAGGAAATCTTTTTCCATTACAG TGAGTTCTCTGGTGATATTGATAGCCTGGAACTGGGGGACATGGTCGAGTACAGCCTGTCCAAAGGCAAAGGCAACAAAGTCAGTGCagaaaaagtgaacaaaacacaCTCAG TGAATGGCATTACTGAGGAAGCTGATCCCACCATCTACTCTGGTAAAGTCATTCGCCCCTTGAGAAGTGTTGATCCAACACAGACTGAGTACCAAGGAATGATCGAGATCGTGGAGGAAG GGGATATGAAAGGTGAAGTCTATCCATTTGGCATAGTTGGGATGGCCAACAAAGGGGATTGCCTACAAAAGGGGGAGAGTGTCAAGTTCCAGTTATGTGTCCTGGGCCAAAGTGCACAGACTATGGCCTATAACATCACACCCCTGCGTAGGGCCACAGTGGAGTGTGTGAAAGATCAG tttggcTTCATTAACTATGAAGTAGGAGATAGCAAGAAGCTCTTTTTCCATGTGAAAGAAGTTCAGGATGGCATTGAGCTACAGGCAGGAGATGAGGTGGAATTCTCAGTGATTCTTAATCAGCGCACTGGCAAGTGCAGCGCTTGTAATGTTTGGCGAGTCtg CGAGGGCCCCAAGGCTGTTGCAGCTCCACGACCTGATAGGTTGGTCAATCGCTTGAAGAATATCACCCTGGATGATGCCAGTGCTCCTCGCCTAATGGTTCTTCGTCAGCCAAGGGGACCAGATAACTCAATG GGATTTGGTGCAGAAAGAAAGATCCGTCAAGCTGGTGTCATTGACTAA
- the CSDE1 gene encoding cold shock domain-containing protein E1 isoform X2, translated as MENVFTVSSDPHPPPAAPPSLSLPLSSSSTSSGTKKQKRTPTYQRSMSFDPNLLHNNGHNGYPNGTSAALRETGVIEKLLTSYGFIQCSERQARLFFHCSQYNGNLQDLKVGDDVEFEVSSDRRTGKPIAIKLVKIKQEILPEERINGQVVCAVPHNLESKSPAAPGQSPTGSVCYERNGEVFYLTYTPEDVEGNIQLETGDKINFVIDNNKHTGAVSARNIMLLKKKQARCQGVVCAMKDAFGFIERGDIVKEIFFHYSEFKGDLETLQPGDDVEFTIKDRNGKEVATDVRLLPQGTVIFEDISIEHFEGTVTKVIPKVPSKSQNDPLPGRIKVDFVIPKELPFGDKDTKSKVTLLEGDHVRFNISTDRRDKLERATNIEVLSNTFQFTNEAREMGVIAAMRDGFGFIKCVDRDARMFFHFSEILDGNQLHIADEVEFTVVPDMLSAQRNHAIRIKKLPKGTVSFHSHSDHRFLGTVEKEATFSNPKTTSPNKGKEKEAEDGIIAYDDCGVKLTIAFQAKDVEGSTSPQIGDKVEFSISDKQRPGQQIATCVRLLGRNSNSKRLLGYVATLKDNFGFIETANHDKEIFFHYSEFSGDIDSLELGDMVEYSLSKGKGNKVSAEKVNKTHSVNGITEEADPTIYSGKVIRPLRSVDPTQTEYQGMIEIVEEGDMKGEVYPFGIVGMANKGDCLQKGESVKFQLCVLGQSAQTMAYNITPLRRATVECVKDQFGFINYEVGDSKKLFFHVKEVQDGIELQAGDEVEFSVILNQRTGKCSACNVWRVCEGPKAVAAPRPDRLVNRLKNITLDDASAPRLMVLRQPRGPDNSMGFGAERKIRQAGVID; from the exons ATGGAGAACGTTTTTACTGTGTCATCAGATCCTCAtccccctcctgcagcccctccttcACTTTCTTTACCTTTATCTTCATCTTCTACCTCATCTGGgactaaaaaacaaaagaggacCCCCACGTATCAGAGATCT atgaGCTTTGATCCAAACCTTCTCCACAACAATGGACACAATGGGTACCCCAATGGTACTTCAGCAGCACTGCGTGAAACTGGGGTTATTGAAAAACTGCTAACCTCTTACGGATTTATTCAGTGTTCAGAACGTCAAGCTAGACTTTTCTTCCACTGTTCACAGTATAATGGCAACCTACAGGACTTAAAAGTAGGAG ATGATGTTGAATTCGAAGTATCATCTGACCGGCGGACTGGGAAACCCATTGCTATTAAACTGGTGAAGATAAAACAAGAAATCCTCCCTGAAGAACGAATTAATGGACAA GTTGTGTGCGCTGTTCCTCACAACTTAGAGAGTAAATCTCCAGCTGCCCCGGGTCAGAGTCCAACAGGGAGTGTATGCTACGAACGTAATGGG GAAGTGTTTTATCTGACTTACACCCCTGAAGATGTCGAAGGGAACATTCAGCTGGAAACTGgagataaaataaactttgtaattGATAACAATAAACA tactGGTGCTGTAAGTGCTCGTAACATTATGCTGTTGAAAAAGAAACAGGCCCGCTGTCAGGGAGTAGTTTGTGCCATGAAG GACGCGTTTGGCTTTATTGAAAGAGGTGATATTGTAAAGGAGATATTCTTTCACTATAGTGAATTTAAGGGTGACTTAGAAACCTTACAGCCTGGAGATGACGTGGAATTCACAATCAAGGACAGAAAT GGTAAAGAAGTTGCAACTGATGTCAGACTATTGCCTCAAGGAACAGTTATTTTTGAAGATATCAGCATTGAACATTTTGAAGGAACTGTAACCAAAGTTATCCCAAAAGTACCCAGTAAAAGCCAG AATGACCCATTGCCAGGACGCATCAAAGTTGATTTTGTGATTCCTAAAGAACTTCCCTTTGGAGACAAAGATACGAAATCCAAGGTGACCCTGCTGGAAGGCGACCATGTTAGGTTTAATATTTCAACAGATCGTCGTGACAAATTAGAGCGAGCAACCAACATAGAAGTTCTGTCAAATACATTTCAGTTCACTAATGAAGCCAGAGAAATG GGTGTGATTGCTGCCATGAGAGATGGTTTTGGTTTCATCAAGTGTGTGGATCGTGATGCTCGTATGTTCTTCCACTTCAGTGAAATTCTGGATGGTAACCAGCTCCATATTGCAGATGAAGTAGAGTTTACTGTGGTTCCT GATATGCTCTCTGCCCAAAGAAATCATGCTATTAGGATTAAAAAACTTCCCAAGGGCACGGTTTCGTTCCACTCCCATTCAGATCATCGTTTTCTGGGCACTGTAGAAAAAGAAGCCACTTTTTCCAATCCTAAAACCACTAGCCcaaataaaggcaaagaaaag GAGGCTGAGGATGGTATTATTGCTTATGATGACTGTGGGGTGAAATTGACTATTGCTTTTCAAGCCAAGGATGTGGAAGGATCTACTTCTCCTCAAATAGGAGACAAG GTTGAATTTAGTATTAGTGACAAACAGAGGCCTGGACAGCAGATTGCAACTTGTGTACGACTCTTAGGTCGTAATTCCAACTCCAAGAGGCTCTTGGGTTATGTGGCCACTCTGAAGGATAATTTTGGATTTATTGAAACAGCCAATCATGATAAGGAAATCTTTTTCCATTACAG TGAGTTCTCTGGTGATATTGATAGCCTGGAACTGGGGGACATGGTCGAGTACAGCCTGTCCAAAGGCAAAGGCAACAAAGTCAGTGCagaaaaagtgaacaaaacacaCTCAG TGAATGGCATTACTGAGGAAGCTGATCCCACCATCTACTCTGGTAAAGTCATTCGCCCCTTGAGAAGTGTTGATCCAACACAGACTGAGTACCAAGGAATGATCGAGATCGTGGAGGAAG GGGATATGAAAGGTGAAGTCTATCCATTTGGCATAGTTGGGATGGCCAACAAAGGGGATTGCCTACAAAAGGGGGAGAGTGTCAAGTTCCAGTTATGTGTCCTGGGCCAAAGTGCACAGACTATGGCCTATAACATCACACCCCTGCGTAGGGCCACAGTGGAGTGTGTGAAAGATCAG tttggcTTCATTAACTATGAAGTAGGAGATAGCAAGAAGCTCTTTTTCCATGTGAAAGAAGTTCAGGATGGCATTGAGCTACAGGCAGGAGATGAGGTGGAATTCTCAGTGATTCTTAATCAGCGCACTGGCAAGTGCAGCGCTTGTAATGTTTGGCGAGTCtg CGAGGGCCCCAAGGCTGTTGCAGCTCCACGACCTGATAGGTTGGTCAATCGCTTGAAGAATATCACCCTGGATGATGCCAGTGCTCCTCGCCTAATGGTTCTTCGTCAGCCAAGGGGACCAGATAACTCAATG GGATTTGGTGCAGAAAGAAAGATCCGTCAAGCTGGTGTCATTGACTAA
- the CSDE1 gene encoding cold shock domain-containing protein E1 isoform X1: MENVFTVSSDPHPPPAAPPSLSLPLSSSSTSSGTKKQKRTPTYQRSMSFDPNLLHNNGHNGYPNGTSAALRETGVIEKLLTSYGFIQCSERQARLFFHCSQYNGNLQDLKVGDDVEFEVSSDRRTGKPIAIKLVKIKQEILPEERINGQVVCAVPHNLESKSPAAPGQSPTGSVCYERNGEVFYLTYTPEDVEGNIQLETGDKINFVIDNNKQSPPSPPDFYFSSTGAVSARNIMLLKKKQARCQGVVCAMKDAFGFIERGDIVKEIFFHYSEFKGDLETLQPGDDVEFTIKDRNGKEVATDVRLLPQGTVIFEDISIEHFEGTVTKVIPKVPSKSQNDPLPGRIKVDFVIPKELPFGDKDTKSKVTLLEGDHVRFNISTDRRDKLERATNIEVLSNTFQFTNEAREMGVIAAMRDGFGFIKCVDRDARMFFHFSEILDGNQLHIADEVEFTVVPDMLSAQRNHAIRIKKLPKGTVSFHSHSDHRFLGTVEKEATFSNPKTTSPNKGKEKEAEDGIIAYDDCGVKLTIAFQAKDVEGSTSPQIGDKVEFSISDKQRPGQQIATCVRLLGRNSNSKRLLGYVATLKDNFGFIETANHDKEIFFHYSEFSGDIDSLELGDMVEYSLSKGKGNKVSAEKVNKTHSVNGITEEADPTIYSGKVIRPLRSVDPTQTEYQGMIEIVEEGDMKGEVYPFGIVGMANKGDCLQKGESVKFQLCVLGQSAQTMAYNITPLRRATVECVKDQFGFINYEVGDSKKLFFHVKEVQDGIELQAGDEVEFSVILNQRTGKCSACNVWRVCEGPKAVAAPRPDRLVNRLKNITLDDASAPRLMVLRQPRGPDNSMGFGAERKIRQAGVID, encoded by the exons ATGGAGAACGTTTTTACTGTGTCATCAGATCCTCAtccccctcctgcagcccctccttcACTTTCTTTACCTTTATCTTCATCTTCTACCTCATCTGGgactaaaaaacaaaagaggacCCCCACGTATCAGAGATCT atgaGCTTTGATCCAAACCTTCTCCACAACAATGGACACAATGGGTACCCCAATGGTACTTCAGCAGCACTGCGTGAAACTGGGGTTATTGAAAAACTGCTAACCTCTTACGGATTTATTCAGTGTTCAGAACGTCAAGCTAGACTTTTCTTCCACTGTTCACAGTATAATGGCAACCTACAGGACTTAAAAGTAGGAG ATGATGTTGAATTCGAAGTATCATCTGACCGGCGGACTGGGAAACCCATTGCTATTAAACTGGTGAAGATAAAACAAGAAATCCTCCCTGAAGAACGAATTAATGGACAA GTTGTGTGCGCTGTTCCTCACAACTTAGAGAGTAAATCTCCAGCTGCCCCGGGTCAGAGTCCAACAGGGAGTGTATGCTACGAACGTAATGGG GAAGTGTTTTATCTGACTTACACCCCTGAAGATGTCGAAGGGAACATTCAGCTGGAAACTGgagataaaataaactttgtaattGATAACAATAAACA GTCCCCGCCATCCCCACccgatttttatttttctagtactGGTGCTGTAAGTGCTCGTAACATTATGCTGTTGAAAAAGAAACAGGCCCGCTGTCAGGGAGTAGTTTGTGCCATGAAG GACGCGTTTGGCTTTATTGAAAGAGGTGATATTGTAAAGGAGATATTCTTTCACTATAGTGAATTTAAGGGTGACTTAGAAACCTTACAGCCTGGAGATGACGTGGAATTCACAATCAAGGACAGAAAT GGTAAAGAAGTTGCAACTGATGTCAGACTATTGCCTCAAGGAACAGTTATTTTTGAAGATATCAGCATTGAACATTTTGAAGGAACTGTAACCAAAGTTATCCCAAAAGTACCCAGTAAAAGCCAG AATGACCCATTGCCAGGACGCATCAAAGTTGATTTTGTGATTCCTAAAGAACTTCCCTTTGGAGACAAAGATACGAAATCCAAGGTGACCCTGCTGGAAGGCGACCATGTTAGGTTTAATATTTCAACAGATCGTCGTGACAAATTAGAGCGAGCAACCAACATAGAAGTTCTGTCAAATACATTTCAGTTCACTAATGAAGCCAGAGAAATG GGTGTGATTGCTGCCATGAGAGATGGTTTTGGTTTCATCAAGTGTGTGGATCGTGATGCTCGTATGTTCTTCCACTTCAGTGAAATTCTGGATGGTAACCAGCTCCATATTGCAGATGAAGTAGAGTTTACTGTGGTTCCT GATATGCTCTCTGCCCAAAGAAATCATGCTATTAGGATTAAAAAACTTCCCAAGGGCACGGTTTCGTTCCACTCCCATTCAGATCATCGTTTTCTGGGCACTGTAGAAAAAGAAGCCACTTTTTCCAATCCTAAAACCACTAGCCcaaataaaggcaaagaaaag GAGGCTGAGGATGGTATTATTGCTTATGATGACTGTGGGGTGAAATTGACTATTGCTTTTCAAGCCAAGGATGTGGAAGGATCTACTTCTCCTCAAATAGGAGACAAG GTTGAATTTAGTATTAGTGACAAACAGAGGCCTGGACAGCAGATTGCAACTTGTGTACGACTCTTAGGTCGTAATTCCAACTCCAAGAGGCTCTTGGGTTATGTGGCCACTCTGAAGGATAATTTTGGATTTATTGAAACAGCCAATCATGATAAGGAAATCTTTTTCCATTACAG TGAGTTCTCTGGTGATATTGATAGCCTGGAACTGGGGGACATGGTCGAGTACAGCCTGTCCAAAGGCAAAGGCAACAAAGTCAGTGCagaaaaagtgaacaaaacacaCTCAG TGAATGGCATTACTGAGGAAGCTGATCCCACCATCTACTCTGGTAAAGTCATTCGCCCCTTGAGAAGTGTTGATCCAACACAGACTGAGTACCAAGGAATGATCGAGATCGTGGAGGAAG GGGATATGAAAGGTGAAGTCTATCCATTTGGCATAGTTGGGATGGCCAACAAAGGGGATTGCCTACAAAAGGGGGAGAGTGTCAAGTTCCAGTTATGTGTCCTGGGCCAAAGTGCACAGACTATGGCCTATAACATCACACCCCTGCGTAGGGCCACAGTGGAGTGTGTGAAAGATCAG tttggcTTCATTAACTATGAAGTAGGAGATAGCAAGAAGCTCTTTTTCCATGTGAAAGAAGTTCAGGATGGCATTGAGCTACAGGCAGGAGATGAGGTGGAATTCTCAGTGATTCTTAATCAGCGCACTGGCAAGTGCAGCGCTTGTAATGTTTGGCGAGTCtg CGAGGGCCCCAAGGCTGTTGCAGCTCCACGACCTGATAGGTTGGTCAATCGCTTGAAGAATATCACCCTGGATGATGCCAGTGCTCCTCGCCTAATGGTTCTTCGTCAGCCAAGGGGACCAGATAACTCAATG GGATTTGGTGCAGAAAGAAAGATCCGTCAAGCTGGTGTCATTGACTAA
- the CSDE1 gene encoding cold shock domain-containing protein E1 isoform X3: MENVFTVSSDPHPPPAAPPSLSLPLSSSSTSSGTKKQKRTPTYQRSMSFDPNLLHNNGHNGYPNGTSAALRETGVIEKLLTSYGFIQCSERQARLFFHCSQYNGNLQDLKVGDDVEFEVSSDRRTGKPIAIKLVKIKQEILPEERINGQEVFYLTYTPEDVEGNIQLETGDKINFVIDNNKQSPPSPPDFYFSSTGAVSARNIMLLKKKQARCQGVVCAMKDAFGFIERGDIVKEIFFHYSEFKGDLETLQPGDDVEFTIKDRNGKEVATDVRLLPQGTVIFEDISIEHFEGTVTKVIPKVPSKSQNDPLPGRIKVDFVIPKELPFGDKDTKSKVTLLEGDHVRFNISTDRRDKLERATNIEVLSNTFQFTNEAREMGVIAAMRDGFGFIKCVDRDARMFFHFSEILDGNQLHIADEVEFTVVPDMLSAQRNHAIRIKKLPKGTVSFHSHSDHRFLGTVEKEATFSNPKTTSPNKGKEKEAEDGIIAYDDCGVKLTIAFQAKDVEGSTSPQIGDKVEFSISDKQRPGQQIATCVRLLGRNSNSKRLLGYVATLKDNFGFIETANHDKEIFFHYSEFSGDIDSLELGDMVEYSLSKGKGNKVSAEKVNKTHSVNGITEEADPTIYSGKVIRPLRSVDPTQTEYQGMIEIVEEGDMKGEVYPFGIVGMANKGDCLQKGESVKFQLCVLGQSAQTMAYNITPLRRATVECVKDQFGFINYEVGDSKKLFFHVKEVQDGIELQAGDEVEFSVILNQRTGKCSACNVWRVCEGPKAVAAPRPDRLVNRLKNITLDDASAPRLMVLRQPRGPDNSMGFGAERKIRQAGVID, from the exons ATGGAGAACGTTTTTACTGTGTCATCAGATCCTCAtccccctcctgcagcccctccttcACTTTCTTTACCTTTATCTTCATCTTCTACCTCATCTGGgactaaaaaacaaaagaggacCCCCACGTATCAGAGATCT atgaGCTTTGATCCAAACCTTCTCCACAACAATGGACACAATGGGTACCCCAATGGTACTTCAGCAGCACTGCGTGAAACTGGGGTTATTGAAAAACTGCTAACCTCTTACGGATTTATTCAGTGTTCAGAACGTCAAGCTAGACTTTTCTTCCACTGTTCACAGTATAATGGCAACCTACAGGACTTAAAAGTAGGAG ATGATGTTGAATTCGAAGTATCATCTGACCGGCGGACTGGGAAACCCATTGCTATTAAACTGGTGAAGATAAAACAAGAAATCCTCCCTGAAGAACGAATTAATGGACAA GAAGTGTTTTATCTGACTTACACCCCTGAAGATGTCGAAGGGAACATTCAGCTGGAAACTGgagataaaataaactttgtaattGATAACAATAAACA GTCCCCGCCATCCCCACccgatttttatttttctagtactGGTGCTGTAAGTGCTCGTAACATTATGCTGTTGAAAAAGAAACAGGCCCGCTGTCAGGGAGTAGTTTGTGCCATGAAG GACGCGTTTGGCTTTATTGAAAGAGGTGATATTGTAAAGGAGATATTCTTTCACTATAGTGAATTTAAGGGTGACTTAGAAACCTTACAGCCTGGAGATGACGTGGAATTCACAATCAAGGACAGAAAT GGTAAAGAAGTTGCAACTGATGTCAGACTATTGCCTCAAGGAACAGTTATTTTTGAAGATATCAGCATTGAACATTTTGAAGGAACTGTAACCAAAGTTATCCCAAAAGTACCCAGTAAAAGCCAG AATGACCCATTGCCAGGACGCATCAAAGTTGATTTTGTGATTCCTAAAGAACTTCCCTTTGGAGACAAAGATACGAAATCCAAGGTGACCCTGCTGGAAGGCGACCATGTTAGGTTTAATATTTCAACAGATCGTCGTGACAAATTAGAGCGAGCAACCAACATAGAAGTTCTGTCAAATACATTTCAGTTCACTAATGAAGCCAGAGAAATG GGTGTGATTGCTGCCATGAGAGATGGTTTTGGTTTCATCAAGTGTGTGGATCGTGATGCTCGTATGTTCTTCCACTTCAGTGAAATTCTGGATGGTAACCAGCTCCATATTGCAGATGAAGTAGAGTTTACTGTGGTTCCT GATATGCTCTCTGCCCAAAGAAATCATGCTATTAGGATTAAAAAACTTCCCAAGGGCACGGTTTCGTTCCACTCCCATTCAGATCATCGTTTTCTGGGCACTGTAGAAAAAGAAGCCACTTTTTCCAATCCTAAAACCACTAGCCcaaataaaggcaaagaaaag GAGGCTGAGGATGGTATTATTGCTTATGATGACTGTGGGGTGAAATTGACTATTGCTTTTCAAGCCAAGGATGTGGAAGGATCTACTTCTCCTCAAATAGGAGACAAG GTTGAATTTAGTATTAGTGACAAACAGAGGCCTGGACAGCAGATTGCAACTTGTGTACGACTCTTAGGTCGTAATTCCAACTCCAAGAGGCTCTTGGGTTATGTGGCCACTCTGAAGGATAATTTTGGATTTATTGAAACAGCCAATCATGATAAGGAAATCTTTTTCCATTACAG TGAGTTCTCTGGTGATATTGATAGCCTGGAACTGGGGGACATGGTCGAGTACAGCCTGTCCAAAGGCAAAGGCAACAAAGTCAGTGCagaaaaagtgaacaaaacacaCTCAG TGAATGGCATTACTGAGGAAGCTGATCCCACCATCTACTCTGGTAAAGTCATTCGCCCCTTGAGAAGTGTTGATCCAACACAGACTGAGTACCAAGGAATGATCGAGATCGTGGAGGAAG GGGATATGAAAGGTGAAGTCTATCCATTTGGCATAGTTGGGATGGCCAACAAAGGGGATTGCCTACAAAAGGGGGAGAGTGTCAAGTTCCAGTTATGTGTCCTGGGCCAAAGTGCACAGACTATGGCCTATAACATCACACCCCTGCGTAGGGCCACAGTGGAGTGTGTGAAAGATCAG tttggcTTCATTAACTATGAAGTAGGAGATAGCAAGAAGCTCTTTTTCCATGTGAAAGAAGTTCAGGATGGCATTGAGCTACAGGCAGGAGATGAGGTGGAATTCTCAGTGATTCTTAATCAGCGCACTGGCAAGTGCAGCGCTTGTAATGTTTGGCGAGTCtg CGAGGGCCCCAAGGCTGTTGCAGCTCCACGACCTGATAGGTTGGTCAATCGCTTGAAGAATATCACCCTGGATGATGCCAGTGCTCCTCGCCTAATGGTTCTTCGTCAGCCAAGGGGACCAGATAACTCAATG GGATTTGGTGCAGAAAGAAAGATCCGTCAAGCTGGTGTCATTGACTAA